The Megalobrama amblycephala isolate DHTTF-2021 linkage group LG22, ASM1881202v1, whole genome shotgun sequence sequence CCATTGCTCGGCCTCCATGGGAGTGCCAGTGGAAGTCATCAGGACTAATAACTCGTCCATCTAGaaaggagggggaaaaaaaacaacagcacaTGAACAAGCTATATGAAACAAGTCACAAGGCTGCAACAttttttcattcaaaataagcaaaaattCATGCTGCAAAATGCAGACCGCCCCTAATATGACTGTGTCTTCATCTCACATCCTGggcttttatgttttatgtgataAGCATTAAATGCGCTTCGCACCGAACATCACAGCAAGGACCAATTATCTGTGTGGTGCACCGCATGACGCATTTGAATCCTACTGTGAATGTTCTACTTTAATGTGCTGTGGAGGAAGTCAAACATCTCAAACAGCTGGAGAGCCACggcatcataaacagcaatgaaaaggaaaaaagaagaaaaaaggtcAAAGATAAACTCAAATGCAGCAATATCCTTTTTATTGGCAACTGACAATTTATCATGGTTTTACTGTGATAACACCAACAGTAGTAATTCTTATTTTGACATAAATGTTGCCAATTCATGTTAAACATCTATTGGGGGAAGGATACTTTGGTTGTAGTTAGTTTCTACATGTGTTTTATAAATACTTTAGCTGAATACTGTTAAAACCATGGTACAATGGTAGTAAGGACTGATCTATGGTTATAGTTATGCTATTTcaaaagtcaccatgaaatcaaaattgacaattcttgttttgTCTCTTCTTTGATAACTCGTTTTTCGGCACGAGGGTGGAACAACCTGTTAGTCACATAagacaaaccacaaccatccaacaaTCCAAATCCAAAATGACCAGATGGacaagtcccaccctacattttttcttgtttagaaaaaaaaaaaatcttctcaaagcacatttataaaaggtacttaaatgtcctaattgaactaaggcctaatctgacccctgtctgtgaaaccaggcctggATACTGCAAGAGAAGATTTGAATCATTAATAAGCTTGATGAAAGGAAAACAATATGTTAAGTGGTaggaaacaaatatttttattgaaagcaCATTCCCAACTCAGTCAAGAGGTCCACTCAATACCAAATAAACAAGCTGTTATTAAAGTTAGTTCCCAGCAGTTTGTACTTCAGCACTTGGAAGTAAAAATCTGTATGGATTTCAAAAGCCTTCTAATGTTTAGATAGTCAAAAATAACTCTTAagtattttaaaagtattttaattattgATAGCAATCAGTCAACTTGCATGTGTGGATAAACATTTAtgtcttttgtccactttcgaccacttctgtcctgactTCTTAGaagggagggtctatgggcgggtaaatttatgttgttgttttttcagatctttcgatctaatgtataaaataagcttgcgcaatttacatatgaacataATCAGAGTTGAGGGAAAAACacagagagcagcagctttttGTTTCTGTTCTGTCAGCCGCAAAACCACGCCGAATGCGGTGAGTGCGTGTTacaaatcaggaatggtgaaagtacatttgtaaatttttcatcttcaaaccaaacttgggtcttcagctggCTAAAGTTTACACGgtaggtcagtaggcggagagaAGACGGTCTTTTGTGAacgcattcgaccacatgagcgtttaaacgaaagcaatccggtcaaatGCATTTTTGACTGGTCGAAAGTGGaaaagctcaaaatgttttatatcCCATTTATACCTGCACTTGGCATTGTGCACTTgggatccgatcgaccaaaacgcatcttaatggtgtaaacagggccaaagTTTACACATTCAGGACCAAGAAGGGGGGAACTCCTGTCCTGTCACTATTTTGCCCATGAATACTTCATTCAACACAAGGCTGTTCAGGCAGTGTGTCCCTATAACATGGCTACATCTGATATGCgaaatagaataaataaatgaatagaaTAAATAAACGTGTGTTGATTTATTTGTGAATGTAATGTCATTACTTTTCGAGGCTGGGTGCCACAAGTGAGAGAACCACGCATGCAGGTTGTTCCAGTCCTCATCTTCCAGGACAACAGGCTGCAATGGAGGCCCACAGAGATCACAGTGCGCAAACACCCGTGGAGCCTGTCGCACATGGGGTGTCACTCTAGACGACGgcaaatctgaaaaaaaaaagaaagaaagaaaaggagtTACAATTACAAATTGTGTTAAATTTCCTTGATAAATGTAAACACATGGTTCTGTGGAACTTTCAAATCAATGTTTGTTTTAGAGGCACAACAGAGTAACACTGGCTCATCCGGTCGTATGAGTTTGAGCGCTTGGGAGTATTTGATAAACCTATTTTTGCAATTCTATTTGGTGGCACTGAAATGACACATTgcagatttaaaatatattacacataATGAATTCTCACCAATATCATCATCCTCTTCATCACGTTGCTGAAGCTCAAGCATTGATGAAGGCCCACTTCTGAAAGCAGCATCACtacacaaaaaaagcaaaaacactCAGTCCTGAAGCACAGAATTTTAAACAGAGTGACTATTTGCACTACCACACAacgctgagttcaacatgttcctgggtcaacatttttgttgatcctggaacaacattcaaatcaaccaatcagatttgagggacaagtttacagattatgtcaagtttagtcttaaaatcatgaattggtgctaaacatcagtgttattcatctatcatttccctctgatttttgggataacttatgggtagggttaggtttaggggtaggaatagggttaagactaaattttcagactagaatgttgttccaggatcaacaaaatatgttgacccaggaacgcatctaaatcagcaatatcaggacgtgcacCACACAACAGTTATTTTTATCCCAATATTCTGGTGCAGGGGTTAGACAAgggcaattttatttatatctgCATCTTTCATATTTACACTCAGGTAACATTTGTTTAGGCCAGGCATCTGCCTTTTATAAATCAACTTACACATCAGATAAAGTGTTGGGTCCACTGGATACTCGTACACTCGTTTTGTTTCTGGTCCCTGGTGGCTGCACGGTAATACCACTGATGAAGCCAAAGGAGGAGCGTCTGTTTCCCTGCAGCTGATCATCACTTTGGGCCAAATTCTCACTCGAGTGATCTGACTGGTCCTCAAGAGAGTGAAGAAGGTTTCTGCGTCCCTGTTTTCTGCACCTTTGTCCACTTTTTACCATATTTTCAGGTTTTTCTGAAGCAAAAATGGCATTCATTGACGCTAAAGATCGTTTAATTGACTTTGGCGTGTTGATTATGTTTCTTTTTATGTTCCTGGtgtgattttttgttttttgcaattTCATTGAATTTCCCTCCTTATTAAACGCACCACGAAGAGGAGTGTTTGATAGTTTGGACTTTTTTGGAGGAGAACTGTGAGGTGGTGGAAGTCCATCGGCTGGTTCCTGAGACTGTGGCACCTCCCACCAATTGGAAGGAGCCTTTCTTTGTCTTTTCTGTAGAAAGTTGTCTGATGCAGAACTGTCTGGTCTTCTAAGAGAAGAGGAAGGTGGTTTCTGTGAAGATCCAACATCTCTTGAGTAAACCTGGTCAAACACTCTCTTCTCACCTGTTTTAAGTATTGGAGGAAAAGGTAAGTACAAAAACTTCCATCATACAAAGTAAAAGCTGTTTTGGATTGAGTTTACCTGGTAGGACATTGTGTCGTCTCTTAGGACTACAGAATTCTGGACTAATCTCCCCAGCACTCTCATTTGGACAAGCTCCCACTTCCTCTCCTGACACATGAACTGGTGATGCCACTTGAGGCTGAATAGCTGCTGATTTTGGTTTCCTTCGACCACCTGTCTTCTTAGCGGTCTTCTGCTCAGCTCCAGTATCATATCTATCACCACCTGCTATCAACTTTTTCCCATCATCCAACACATTGTGAGTCTTTGATTTCTTCTGCTTTCCCTTGGCAGGTCTGAGAGACTGCGTTTCTTCAGAATCAACAGCAGCTGCTTGCTTCGTTGGTGTTTTTGTACTGGCTTTCGGCCCTTGTGCTGCACCCGACGCCTGCTTTGGCTGAAGCTCCGTGGTACTTTCATTTGGGCTAGTGAGCCACCATGCTCCTGGAGGTTTCCTTTTCCTCTTGAAACACAGAGGACTGTCGGACGAAATGTCAGATGCAGTTGTTGGTGGATCCTTTGGTTTTGGTTCCCccatttgtgtttcttttctcTTCAGTTTTTTGCCTGGACCCATGGCATCCTTGGTGGAAGATTGTTTATTTACAGctacaatgtaaaaataaaacagaaaagattGTAAGTTTTCAGCAAAACTGGACTGGTGGTGGTTAGGGATGCCTAATCTGCGAGTTGGGAGTGTTAGATGCCCGTCTATCTAAAATGACAATTCTGCTTTGTAATTATCGATGCACAGCATAATTAGGCAAAAGCCAGAGGAACTAACCTGTTCTTTGTTGTTCCTCTTGTTCTTCGAGGGCAGGTGGAGGGTCATGCTCTTGCTCATCACGGGAAGGATCTATCTGTTCCAACTCTATTTGTTTTTTAGAAGTTTGTTTCTTTGTCTTAGAGACAGTTTCCTCCTTTTTGTTGTTCTTTCTATTTTTGTTGGATTTCACTGAGTTGGTGGAGTGAAGAGCTGCTGCAGAAGTGACTTTATAGGATTCCTTCTTCTCATTTGACCCTGGCCTCTCCTGTTTAGATGATTTTGAGGATTTCTTTGTGGTTCTATACACAGGAGCTGGGATTTCTTGGCTGCACCCTGCATCTGTTTCATCTTTGTCAGAAAGTTCAACAGGCTCAGGTGCCTTGCTTTTTGCCCGTTTCTTTCCTGTAACTAACACACAAAGCAATATTTCAAACATAATGACATGTAAACTTCTTTCAATATATCACAATTTCCATCAATGTTTTATGAATAATATGAATACTTCTCAATCAAtgttttatgaatgtaaatataaatgtgaccatggaccacaaaaccagtcatatgGGGTCACAGGTATATTtttagcaatagccaacaatacattgttgAACACAAGAACGCAAGATTGCGAAGTACATTTGACACAGGactaagaataaaaaaaatagctgcATTATTATACTGCATTATTATACATCATAAATCTAAAATGTGGTAAAAGTGTGGTTTACCTGCTTGTACTTCTTTGTGTCCCTGTTTGGTTTGAGATGAGGTCTGATCACAATCATTGTCGTCCAGCGCTTCGGTTACAGGGTCTGCTCCATCCTCTCGACCATCATGAGTCACAGAGTCTTTGCCActcttttttgaagcttttccaaattttcctttcattttttgtttaccAGACTCGatttgtgctttgtttctttTAGCATCTGCCTCATGCCGATCAGTCATCTCCACTTCACTCTGCGAGAGCTGATCTGTCGAGTGCGGCTCTGTAAGAACCTTCTCCTTTGCAGTGTCTGCTGGGACAGGTCTTTTGTTCTTGACCTCTGCCTTGCGAGGGATTATGAAATGAACAGGAGCCTCATCGTCCAGGATGATGAAGTCCTCCTCTAAATCTACAGGTGGAGGAGCTGGAACTGCTGCTTGTTTCCTGGAACTTATCAACGGAAAAGTGTTACAATAAAGTAACAATGGTGCATGTGGTTTAAGCTCAGGACGTAACATTTAAACTCACCATGGGGATTTAGGCATCAAGGCTTTTTTAAGCTTCTGCTGGAAAGACAATCCTTTCCCTTGATCCTCCATCACTTGACTTTTGCATTGCTCTTCCTTGCTGAAGTCTCCACCAATGGGCTCCTCATCCTCAACTCCAAAGAGAAGAGGATCAGCCACAGGTCTGACTCCATCCACAGATTCATCCCTCTCCATTGCCAAAGCAATAGGACTGGATGTCTTTATGGGAACAATTTCTTTAAATGGAGTCTCTTTGTTAGGAATGAAAGAAATATGACAATTATTTTAGGTGCCAAGAAGGTGatgaaaatgtaacaaaaattaGCTGTATTACAGGATTTTTTCTGCTTGCCTGGctgttcattttattatttatcatgtattaatatatacattttaaatgtttttttttttaatgaattttttttaatcaaatgttaAGTATTCTTCAAAGAAAATCTGCAATAACAGTCAGAAACTATACAGTCACGATAATACAACTGATAAGAGATTGTTGTGGATGTAGGGTTACCTCTATCAATTATTTCATCCTCTTGAATGCCATTTTCTTGGATCAAAGTAAAGGATACTTTGATCCAAGAAAATGGCATTCAAGAGGATATGGCATTCAAGAGCAGATAGTCAGCATCTACCAATAACAACAACATGAAATATGGTTTCACACAATGAACAAATGGCACGAAACAATGACAATGAAATGGAGATTTTTAGCAATGAGGTGACCGGTTTTgtggtatatttgtagcaacagccaacaatacattgtatagtGATGATACAAGATTTTTAACGTTTTGACTCTCTCAAGTCTGCAGTGgatgcatcctcgatatcaAGGACACATCCATTTACTTTCATGCGTTCTCCGTACTTGTGTTCTTGATTATTGTAACCAGACTTTGATAGTTGATGATAACATTGTATTACAAGAACACAAGAATGCAAGATTGCTTAAGAACAAAGTACATTTGACACAGTactaagaataataaaaatagctgACAAAATTAACACTACACTGCACTGATAAAGTATACTGCATTATTATACATCATAAATCTAAAATTTGGTAAAAGTGTGGTTTACCTGCTTGTACTTCTTTGTGTCCCTGTTTGGTTTGAGATGAGGTCTGATCACAATCATTGTCCTCCAGCGCTTCGGTTACAGGGTCTGCTCCATCCTCTCGACCATCATGAGTCACAGAGTCTTTGCCActcttttttgaagcttttccaaattttcctttcattttttgtttaccAGACTCGatttgtgctttgtttctttTAGCATCTGCCTCATGCCGATCAGTCATCTCCACTTCACTCTGCGAGAGCTGATCTGTCGAGTGCGGCTCTGTAAGAACCTTCTCCTTTGCAGTGTCTGCTGGGACAGGTCTTTTGTTCTTGACCTCTGCCTTGCGAGGGATGATGAAATGAACAGGAGCCTCATCGTCCAGGATGATGAAGTCCTCCTCTAAATCTACAGGTGGAGGAGCTGGAACTGCTGCTTGTTTCCTGGAACTTATCAATGGAAAAGTGTTACAATAAAGTAACAATGGTGCATGTGGTTTAAGCTCAGGATGTCACATTTAAACTCACCATGGGGATTTAGGCATCAAGGCTTTTTTAGGCTTCTGCTGGAAAGACAATCCTTTCCCTTGATCCTCCATCACTTGATTTTTGCATTGCTCTTCCTCCCGAAGTTTTGGTTCACTCTTCCGAACCAAAACAGGAGAAAGCTGACCAGGATCTTTAtcccttaataataataaaaagagaaGATTCATTAAGAAATCTGCAGGAACAATTCAGTTGTGACATTACAAAATTTTAGTTTCCTTACATTGTTAAATCTTTCTTCATTTCTGGAGGTGAAGACTGGGTGGCTTCCACTGATGTTGTAGTGTTTTTTGCAAGCTTCATGCTGAAAGATAAAATTTTAGGttatatttcttattataataataaaatatgcagATGTACAATACTGTTGACTGACCTTGATAAGGAACCCGCATTTGATTTAGCAGTTTTTCTAAACTCAAGCCTTTCTGGTGGTGATACCAGAGACCCGCTATCCCTTTCGGAGCAGAGAAAATAAGGGAACAGTTAGATAATGAAACAAAAACTAACAATATCAGTTATCAGAATATTTTTCTTCTTACCCATAGAGGGATTCCTTCGCCGGTTTTGACTGCTGAGTGCAGGACACCTTGCTGAAGTCTCCACCAATGGGCTCCTCATCCTCAACTCCAAAGAGAAGAGGATAAGCCACAGGTCTGACTCCATCCACAGATTCATCCCTCTCCATTGCCAAAGCAATAGGACTGGATGTCTTTATGGGAACAATTTCTTTAAATGGAGTCTCTTTGTTAGgaatgaagcaaaaaaaaatgttttaaatgacaaaaaataatgtttattattaaacatgtttttacaaacaaaaatgtatatatactgtatgtatatatatatatatatatatatatatatatatatatatatatatatatatatatatatatatttcattttttttaatcaaatgtgaAGTATTCTTTAAAGAAAATCTGCAATAAGAGCCAGAAATCATACAGTCACAATAATACAACTGATGACAGATTGTTGTGGATGTAGGGTTACCTCTATCGATTATTTCATTCTCTTGAATGCCATTTTCTTGGATCAAAGTATCCTTGTGTACCTGACAATCAGAGTCATCTGATTAACAGTTAACATTGGGGCAAACAGACTGATTTCTGATGATTCACTCCATGTTGTGTACCTGTTTAGATGATGCCTTCATCTTTTCTGGATAACGTGAGCTTTTCTTCTGACCATTTACAAGAGTGCTTTTGGGAAAGGGAGAAGGCAGAGGCAAACCCAGCTCAGAGTCAGCATCTACCAATAACAACAACATGAAATATGGTTTCACACAAAGAACAAATGGCACGAAACAATGACAATGAAATGGAGATTTTTACAATGAGGAGAGTGTAAGAATATAATTACCAATGTCATCGAAGAGAGTGTCAATGCCACGCAAGGTGAAGACATCACTGAGTTCAGAATGGGCTCTGAAAATCAGCAGCAACATGTAATGAAATGTGCCTCTTACTTGAGCTAGTTAGTATTAATATTAACTTAGTCCATAcagaaaatgtttgaaaatggcACATTACTTACATTTCCTGTTTTTGGTAATAATGCAGTTTCTTTTTGGCTTTGACCTGAAAATGATTCAAACTTCACAAGTTCAtatgaaggggaaaaaaaatacataaataaataataaacacatatATTAACAATTATCATATAATTCAAAAAGAGTgtggtttttgaaagaagcctcttttgctcaaggctgcatttaattgatcaaaaatatttgtgtgaTAATGTcatatttgtgaaatattattacaatttaaaaaataacttttctattttaatgtattgtaaaatataatgtgTTCATATCTATTATATACATCTTATTGATAttaataaattttatatttcagtCTAAACTGTCACTTCACATCTACTTTCGTTTCGTAGACATTGGCTTTGTCTCAAAACTGCAAAACTGCTTACTCAGAGAGAATTTTGAGCGCCTATGATGCTCAAAGATGCTGTCTAGGTAGggagctcactaggttttgaacCGCAGCCACTGACAGACTCTGCGCTACAAACAACGGTGATTTTGTTCTTCAAGTCCACCCGTAACTACTGACCTGCGACATCGTGTTGAGGTCCACCCCGGGTTATAGATACTGTGTGTCCGCAAATGAAGCTCACAAACCCGCAGATAGTTCGGTTCTTCGTCTCTCTATAAACATGTCCATGACTAGTAGCTGACCGCCATTCGCAGATTACATTACACTCTTCTTTggttacacaatttgaaagtcTCGATGCTCATGAATTCCTGTTACATTTACGATAGTTTTACGATCAAACCAATAGAGAAGggaattattaaaatgttaatatccCACAGGAAGCATTAATATCTTTCATAGAGACCGTCACTGTGTTTGGctcacaacaacaacacaaattCTCCCGCTCAATTTTCTTCCTGTGCGGGAGGAAGACACACTATGAAATGCTGCCACCTAGTGCCATGGAGTCTCTCACAGCTACTCTACCgcagatataaaataaataagtaggctaAATACATGAATAAAAAAGGACAAGGTAAATCATCAATCGATTAATGAGATGCcttaaaattattcaaaataaattaagttaaatttaaatatacCATTATGTCGCAGATTAcaatttgactttatttttttacatttttttttaattattacaaataaaagttATCTTTCCATCTGCTTCCAATGcttttaatgaaaaacaaacaattattaattaataaaggAAGAAGATTTATACCTTTAATATaggattttaataaataaataagattctgatttttctataattttttttattcatcaacaATAGCAATATTTTTATACAGATGTCACCTGTAACCACTTGAGTTATTAGACAATACAATGCAAACTGTTTTTACACAGAGCAATACACAACTCCTTCATTTGATAATACAGTACTGTGCTCATAATAACTCATCTTCAGTCAACCTATAGTTGGGATCAAGCCATCAGCCTCTTGACCTCCCCTCTAAAACTTTACTATGATTCTCAGGTgacttttatgattttattgcTGCAGAAAAATGTACATAACAGTGCACAGATCATGGTCATTGTACAGATATTCAGCTAGGACGCCCCCTGCCCTGATAAGAGCAATTCATTTTGTGTAACTCAGTTACACAAGCtttcttatattattttttaatatttatcaaaAGTACATATAAACAATGTACACatttgaacaattaaaaaaaaaaaaataccattaaTAAAAAAGCATATTATAGTATGAttacaaatataaaattcaATTATAAGAACAGTTCCGTTTAAGCGAAGACCTTCTTTTGCTTTTCAGCGATTTCCATCGGTGACATGACCTCGTCTGTATTCATGTAGAGAGGATGTTTAATATGCCTCCATATAACCAGCAAGACTTTGATCGCAAATAGCGTACAAGCCAACCCCAGTAACACAGCTGTGGAATACAACACACAATATTGTTGTCATGAAATACAAAACAGATTAAGAACATAACAGCAGAATTATTATGAGGTCCAGCGCTTGTCCCGGCTTACCTATGTAAATGCCATTACGACTTGGATCCGCGGAGTTAAAGTTCTTTGTCATGTTTCCGCTCAAAGCCACAATGACAACAGGGTAGACTGTCAGAATGTATCTCAGGTGCTTTTCAAACACAAAGTTCTCAAGAATAAACCTGTAAAAATCATCACGCATTAATCTCAAGATTAACATCTTTCATTTATTTAGCATGATATATTAGAGTTTAAAGTCTTACCAAGAAATAGCTACACCCAAAAgaatagagagagagacagttGCTGCATCTGATTGGGTCATTCCAGCATCATATCTCAGCACAACAGTGAAGTTGATCAAAGTGGCGATAGTTGTCCATGTTGTGTATGTTGCAATGCCATTCTGAACCTGCACGGTCGAAGATGCAACATTAAAAACTGCATAATGTTTTTGAGTTGCTGTTGAGCAATATTTCAATGATATCTCACCAATATCCGAATGCACCAGAGGTCTACTTTGTGATATTTCTTTAACCAGGCTCCATATTGTTTGAGGGCATGACAGGTGAAGATGATCACCACGTAGTTTGTGAAGGCAATCAAGGCAAGGAAAATCAGTGCAGCAATCAtctccctttaaataaatgcaaagtatTTAAGTATTTACAAAAGATGATGATAATGACAAAGATAAATATGTgtaattatgaataaaatataaatattctatacatacatgtataattatatacacAATAAACTATACttactaaataaaattatacattaaagtatatactatataaaattagggctgtcaaacgattaatcacgcttaatcgcatacaaaataaaagtttgagtttgcctaatatatgtgggtgtactgtgtgtaattattatgtatatataaatacaaacacatccatgtatatatttgagaaatatttacaagtatatgtatttatttatatttttatataatttatattatatataaatacattttttgtacataaataacatatttctcttaaatatatacattaatttgtgtgtatttatatatacatattatttacacacattactcacacatatattatgcaaactcaaacttttattttgtatgcgattaatcgcgattaatcgttttaCAGCcctatataaaattatatatatagtgttatatatgaattattacattattacatgcatgtatatcacacatgcatgtatatatttaacaaaaatatattatatttatatttaatatacgtttttttatatatgtatacacatgtatacatgtaaatatttcttaaatatatacatgtatgtgtgtgtatttatatatacataataaatattcacagtgcacacacacatattatgtaaacactattattttggatgcgattcaTCGCGATTActcatttgacagcactaatatatatatatatatgtatcagAATTTTCCTTCTTACTCTCTGTCCCACAGAAGGAGCCAGCCTATATTCAGCAGCATGTTTGCAATCCATGTGATGAAGAATCCATATGGCAACACAGCAGGACTGCAGTACATTGGACCATAAGTAGTCCTGTAATAACATTATACATAAATATCTCATGAACATcagcatattattattattattattacataccACTTTATTTTTTGATTATCATTTGATTCTAGTTCAGAGTTCATACCTCCTGCAGGTAGTGGAGACGATGTAAACAAACATGA is a genomic window containing:
- the si:ch211-161h7.5 gene encoding uncharacterized protein si:ch211-161h7.5 — translated: MGDHSVPRLALIVLSVVMFIICIIFNALAGPGKGPFQNTTSAISNNYNTEITPSGWTFSIWGVIYTWLSLMFVYIVSTTCRRTTYGPMYCSPAVLPYGFFITWIANMLLNIGWLLLWDREEMIAALIFLALIAFTNYVVIIFTCHALKQYGAWLKKYHKVDLWCIRILVQNGIATYTTWTTIATLINFTVVLRYDAGMTQSDAATVSLSILLGVAISWFILENFVFEKHLRYILTVYPVVIVALSGNMTKNFNSADPSRNGIYIAVLLGLACTLFAIKVLLVIWRHIKHPLYMNTDEVMSPMEIAEKQKKVFA